Proteins found in one Thalassomonas actiniarum genomic segment:
- the fdx gene encoding ISC system 2Fe-2S type ferredoxin: protein MPKIIFLPHEELCPDGAVVEAKTGESVLNVALENDIGIEHACEKVCACTTCHVIIREGFDSLEESDELEDDLLDKAWGLEPESRLGCQAVVADEDLVVEIPKYTINMVSENH from the coding sequence ATGCCTAAGATTATTTTTCTTCCACATGAAGAATTATGCCCGGACGGAGCCGTGGTGGAAGCAAAAACGGGTGAGAGCGTATTAAACGTTGCCCTGGAAAACGATATCGGCATTGAACATGCCTGTGAGAAGGTCTGCGCCTGTACCACCTGTCATGTGATTATCCGGGAAGGTTTTGATTCTTTAGAAGAAAGCGATGAACTCGAAGATGATTTACTGGATAAGGCCTGGGGTTTGGAGCCTGAATCCCGTTTAGGCTGCCAGGCGGTTGTTGCCGACGAAGATCTGGTGGTGGAAATTCCCAAATATACCATCAATATGGTTTCTGAGAATCACTAA
- the hscA gene encoding Fe-S protein assembly chaperone HscA — protein MALLQIAEPGQSTVPHEHRLAAGIDLGTTNSLVASVKSGLTETLADANGDDILPSVVSYQAQEILTGKAAEAFAVSDAENTIVSAKRLIGRSLQDIRGKYPSLPYSFSGDENHPDIQTRQGTVNPVQVSSEILKTLSQRAESALGGELTGVVITVPAYFDDAQRQSTKDAAKLAGLNVLRLLNEPTAAAVAYGLDSGQEGVIAVYDLGGGTFDISILRLNKGVFEVLATGGDSALGGDDFDVSLVDHLIAEAGLARPLSASMERQLSQQARFAKEQLSAQDTVEISLSLDDEHSWNTQLSKATFEQLISSLVAKTLRACKRSLKDAGISVDEVHEVVMVGGSTRVPLVRSEVEKYFQRTPLTSIDPDKVVAMGAAIQADVLAGNKPDSDMLLLDVIPLSLGLETMGGLVEKVIPRNTTIPVAKAQEFTTFKDGQTAMAIHVLQGERELVDACRSLARFELRGIPAMTAGAAHIRVTFKVDADGLLHVSAMEKSTGVEASIEVKPSFGLDDSQIANMIKDSMSHAKEDIEARMLKEQQVEAKRVIESVQSALLEDGKLLSDEERQLIDANIKDLHEISQKTDVADIEAAIEKLNQSTATFAERRMDASIRTALAGHSVDEV, from the coding sequence ATGGCCTTATTACAAATTGCTGAGCCCGGACAGAGCACAGTACCTCATGAGCACCGACTCGCTGCCGGCATTGACTTGGGGACAACTAACTCTTTAGTTGCCAGCGTCAAAAGCGGTTTAACCGAAACTTTAGCCGATGCAAATGGCGATGATATCCTGCCCTCTGTGGTCAGCTACCAGGCTCAGGAAATCCTGACGGGCAAGGCAGCAGAAGCTTTTGCCGTCAGCGATGCCGAAAATACTATTGTTTCGGCCAAGCGCCTGATCGGCCGTTCTTTGCAGGATATCCGGGGAAAATACCCGTCCCTGCCTTACAGCTTTAGCGGTGATGAAAACCATCCCGATATCCAGACCCGCCAGGGCACGGTAAACCCGGTGCAGGTGTCGTCAGAAATATTAAAAACCTTGTCGCAGCGTGCAGAAAGTGCCCTGGGGGGAGAGTTAACCGGTGTGGTGATCACAGTTCCCGCCTATTTTGACGATGCCCAAAGGCAAAGCACTAAAGATGCGGCTAAGCTTGCCGGATTAAATGTCTTGCGCCTGCTAAACGAGCCAACGGCTGCTGCCGTGGCCTACGGCCTTGATAGCGGGCAGGAAGGGGTGATAGCGGTTTACGACCTTGGTGGCGGTACTTTTGATATTTCCATCTTAAGGTTAAACAAAGGGGTATTTGAAGTCCTGGCTACCGGCGGGGATTCGGCCCTGGGCGGTGATGACTTTGATGTTAGCCTGGTTGATCACCTTATTGCTGAAGCCGGACTGGCACGTCCGCTGTCTGCTTCCATGGAACGCCAGTTATCGCAACAGGCGCGTTTTGCCAAAGAGCAGTTAAGCGCACAGGATACGGTAGAAATCAGCCTGTCACTTGATGATGAGCACAGCTGGAATACCCAGCTGAGCAAAGCAACTTTTGAACAGCTTATTTCATCTTTGGTGGCAAAAACCTTAAGGGCTTGTAAGCGCAGCTTAAAAGATGCCGGTATCAGCGTGGATGAGGTTCATGAAGTGGTCATGGTCGGCGGCTCTACCCGGGTGCCTTTGGTGCGCAGCGAAGTGGAAAAATATTTCCAGCGTACGCCGCTCACCTCGATCGATCCCGATAAGGTGGTTGCCATGGGCGCAGCCATTCAGGCAGACGTATTGGCGGGCAACAAACCCGACAGCGATATGTTATTGCTTGATGTTATTCCTTTGTCGCTGGGTCTTGAAACCATGGGCGGCCTGGTGGAAAAAGTGATCCCGAGAAATACCACTATCCCGGTGGCCAAAGCGCAGGAGTTCACCACCTTTAAAGACGGACAAACGGCGATGGCCATCCATGTCTTACAAGGGGAGCGTGAACTGGTCGATGCCTGTCGTTCGCTGGCGCGTTTCGAATTAAGGGGCATACCGGCGATGACCGCGGGCGCCGCCCATATCAGGGTCACCTTTAAGGTTGATGCCGATGGCCTGTTACATGTTTCGGCGATGGAAAAATCCACCGGGGTTGAGGCCAGCATTGAAGTGAAACCTTCATTTGGTCTGGACGACAGCCAAATTGCCAATATGATCAAAGATTCCATGAGCCATGCCAAGGAAGACATAGAGGCGCGTATGCTCAAAGAGCAGCAGGTTGAAGCCAAGCGGGTGATAGAATCGGTGCAGTCGGCCTTGCTCGAAGACGGCAAATTGCTGAGCGATGAAGAGCGCCAGCTGATCGATGCCAATATTAAAGATTTACATGAAATCAGCCAAAAAACAGATGTTGCCGATATTGAAGCGGCAATTGAGAAATTAAATCAGAGTACCGCGACTTTTGCAGAACGCCGCATGGATGCTTCCATACGCACCGCATTAGCCGGTCATTCGGTAGACGAGGTTTAA
- a CDS encoding LamG-like jellyroll fold domain-containing protein: MFKLKKQSLFFALGIGVQSFSSIASNTLTLAIDENTAAQTVIGQITVTDGATSNTVQIDVGKKNISNWSTRKENYETVNFNSAFAQTPIVFSQLQSDGQYRAHYTLYNDTSTYKWGYQLLTRTRQQNPTTTGFQSIIESSLQINSAIDAIDNVTGGETVGWIAFAEAAQGIWQDRPFEVNQTAEIITENKSTFNFSGPFYQTPTLFTSVATSNDSNQVDVSVTHLSDLKTKLFMDELDDGEHDAEAVSLLMLQGSGTLYDSNGATIGESGIIEYKDNSRSNAATISLLNHYTNPVVFVQPVKTSNEITDAAFRFTDISSGSFSGYLHADSESTLPSLHGTLDLHYYVFEAGSWTIPLENYSYAISSGNDSGAFAIDADNGEISVANSSLLDFESGVHQYVLTVQTTDGQGLVTTTIVTVNIKDITDSLNNDAQTIKGLTANDWTGWAVAPAGDVNGDSYDDIIIGAPQDDTNGGNAGRAYVLFGNNTGVLAELTDAAQGINGFVINGAGAGDKAGFAVNGGVDINGDGLSDLVVGAPYSDGSETETGTAYVVFGKKDTNAVELADIALDSDESGFAIYGKYARDQVGGSIVLGDVNGDGLADIILGEIPRPKTKSGISQNNIKNANESIAYVVYGKRDGTQVQAADIISNDNDAGFVISQSGRTKTDTWQYGTQVLPVGDFNSDGLTDFIVSQSQFNKRNPTYSSDSDGVNKLVYGRIGGSAVDYDTISEDGNGFDIIPETGSYGWRLTSSVYWTNSAPGFTTSAVGDVNGDGIDDIALVAPDDGCCSDWEHPRAYIIFGNSENVDISLSDIAAGNGGFVIHNDASGVTFDAGDRIFGAIGGAGDLNGDGYDDVIIGDQYAETKKGRVYTVYGKNDTSAIYLSDVVNYQGGFYSTGNADNGLGHWISSAGDINGDSIKDILFGTPDADANDLNKSGALYVLLGNGDEITLNGTQGADNITGAQGDNIATGGGDDMITKNGAQVVYSGPGNDTILLGNSDFLRIDGGGGTDTIQLTGSGITLNLATASAKVRSIEVFDIGGTGANILSLNKSVSSNSQVLIKGDSDDLVYSSNQQWMLTGTTQVVDGVTYQLYSVGSAQLWIQTGMAITVNNPPTIEAQTFSISEYSLGGSTLGTLTAVANDVGDSVTFTLVSGNESGKFALDPASGELSISESVARLDYEEASSYTLNVRVTDLYGESDEAVISVKINDLAQLSHILTMDVTADSSIWGENVVSDMLTLSMAETVDIGTTFTQDLGNINIDTSGLSGAIGVGLIDLQLSGTASFSPTLSLSGGWVNADLPLTLEVSYPDEVEAGNTVKLSTNMTLDEEANFVANSPSFNLAATLSMNDVHFKVASSLVDSWNGETTIDEGSYTKDVTAESITVAGVRCKDANDLEQCYTDETNSDIDSLRLVAKIEQDEWINKEIYWGKNWEAWYAGAGFQLMQGSQEKCNEGYFYPAGEDLFYRLNFTTLDTFVSAIADLYQEFSIEFSPMATLTLEDGTEYIFDPRDNLEFTPEHSHDVNGDGIINASLSVDANPVFNNESTLSSKIQLPFKVVEVSYNVQEAICTANQVILYGNQGTIFEKGSFGPFIDTEFNLNLEDLTLGGLISTPLEAQTYTTQLSFDLCNGTGEACGSYVEPPANTAPTAANASIEGTVEVGYTLTGSYTYSDNEDDQENGSSLSWQLADDSAGSNTMTISGENAASYTIVTSDAGKHLRFCVVPNDGIDTGTTACSDWALVEHTAQLDTAIAVGFNQAIRFDGENQYARIPMNAGFDPSQTSFTIETWFKADEIRSENMHLIQQSNSSGTGRTIFGVTTSGKIYCFLGGSSSETISTVIPNTWNHVAVTFDIATSTLSLYLNGKMEAQSTNPMEKSLGDLILGAHKTFKEYFFAGAMDETRLWNIAKTADEIKQGMALGASTSDRNLQFYFNFDDSDTASITDMAGNYNMDLYGSPTSVASTDRSLSFDGNGDYVEVTSNSTIEFDDSFTVEAWVYADANSLNDFRNIVSKKEGTDANLGWLLRFSQNSGIFKPTLFLADGTNTVFATGEVVMSTERWYHIAGVVDRSSQTAMLYVDGELLATESISGLTTYNSPINLRLGTWSVNISNRDYWMGEMDDVRLWKVARSQSEIQQSMYSKVTDNEANLVANYQFNQIDKAQDSTTNGNDGRFYGSVAQSSRGIKVATSVADGNTITGTLPGNTNYSYSLVDEPAKGTVSLTSGSNEFTYTASDGATGTDSFSYQVFDSTGNYSYTERVTITIE; encoded by the coding sequence ATGTTCAAACTAAAAAAACAATCTTTGTTTTTTGCCTTAGGCATAGGCGTACAAAGCTTTTCTTCTATAGCGTCAAATACACTAACGCTAGCGATAGATGAAAACACGGCAGCCCAAACGGTTATTGGTCAAATTACGGTCACTGACGGAGCAACCAGCAATACAGTACAAATCGATGTTGGTAAAAAAAATATTTCCAACTGGAGTACCCGAAAAGAAAATTACGAAACCGTTAATTTCAATTCAGCGTTCGCACAAACCCCGATCGTGTTTAGCCAATTGCAAAGTGATGGTCAATATCGTGCGCATTATACGCTCTATAACGATACTTCGACCTATAAATGGGGCTACCAATTATTAACCAGAACACGGCAACAAAACCCCACAACCACCGGATTCCAATCCATCATTGAAAGCAGTTTACAAATAAACAGTGCGATTGACGCTATCGACAATGTGACAGGCGGTGAAACCGTTGGCTGGATTGCTTTTGCCGAGGCAGCGCAAGGGATATGGCAAGACAGACCGTTTGAAGTCAATCAAACAGCAGAAATCATTACAGAGAATAAATCAACATTCAACTTTTCCGGTCCATTTTATCAGACACCCACATTATTCACTTCAGTAGCAACAAGCAATGATAGCAATCAGGTTGATGTTAGTGTAACGCACCTGAGCGACTTAAAAACCAAGCTGTTCATGGATGAATTGGATGATGGCGAACATGATGCAGAAGCCGTCAGTTTATTGATGCTACAAGGTAGCGGCACCTTGTATGATAGCAATGGCGCAACTATCGGTGAGTCCGGCATTATTGAATACAAAGACAATAGCCGTTCAAATGCGGCCACCATATCACTTTTAAACCATTACACCAATCCGGTTGTTTTTGTCCAGCCAGTGAAAACCAGCAATGAAATTACCGATGCGGCTTTCCGTTTTACCGATATCTCATCTGGCAGCTTTTCCGGTTACTTACATGCAGACAGTGAATCCACTCTCCCCTCACTCCACGGTACTTTAGACCTTCATTATTATGTCTTTGAAGCAGGCTCTTGGACCATTCCATTAGAAAATTACAGCTATGCCATATCCAGCGGTAACGACAGTGGCGCATTTGCTATCGATGCCGACAATGGAGAAATATCCGTTGCCAATAGTAGCCTGCTGGATTTTGAATCGGGCGTTCATCAATACGTTTTAACCGTGCAGACAACCGATGGCCAAGGTTTGGTTACAACCACAATCGTCACGGTAAATATCAAGGATATTACAGACTCCCTAAACAATGATGCGCAAACAATTAAAGGTTTAACGGCAAATGACTGGACAGGTTGGGCTGTAGCGCCTGCCGGTGATGTCAATGGCGACAGCTACGACGATATTATTATTGGTGCCCCGCAAGATGATACCAACGGCGGCAATGCCGGTCGGGCCTACGTGCTATTTGGCAACAATACCGGTGTGTTGGCTGAGCTTACAGATGCAGCACAGGGTATCAACGGCTTTGTTATCAATGGTGCCGGTGCCGGCGATAAAGCAGGATTTGCCGTCAATGGCGGCGTTGATATTAATGGTGATGGCCTTTCCGATTTGGTCGTTGGCGCCCCCTACTCTGATGGCAGTGAAACCGAAACAGGCACTGCTTATGTGGTATTCGGGAAAAAAGACACCAATGCGGTTGAGTTGGCCGATATTGCGCTCGATTCCGACGAAAGTGGCTTTGCCATTTACGGCAAGTATGCTCGTGATCAGGTCGGTGGCTCAATTGTACTGGGCGATGTTAACGGTGATGGTTTAGCCGATATCATTTTAGGGGAAATCCCCAGACCCAAAACCAAATCCGGTATATCTCAGAACAATATTAAAAACGCCAATGAAAGTATTGCTTATGTTGTCTACGGCAAGCGTGATGGCACTCAGGTTCAAGCTGCAGATATTATCAGTAATGATAATGATGCAGGTTTTGTCATTAGCCAAAGTGGCCGTACTAAAACTGATACATGGCAGTATGGTACGCAGGTTTTACCTGTTGGCGATTTTAATTCCGATGGTTTAACCGATTTTATTGTCAGCCAGAGTCAATTTAATAAACGCAACCCAACGTACAGTTCAGACAGTGACGGGGTAAATAAGTTAGTGTATGGCCGTATAGGAGGCAGTGCAGTCGACTATGATACCATCAGCGAAGACGGCAACGGTTTTGATATCATCCCTGAAACCGGCTCATATGGCTGGCGACTCACATCGTCCGTGTATTGGACAAACAGTGCGCCCGGATTTACCACCTCAGCCGTTGGCGATGTAAACGGTGATGGTATTGATGATATTGCCTTGGTTGCGCCAGATGATGGTTGCTGTTCGGATTGGGAACATCCGCGTGCTTATATCATTTTTGGTAATAGTGAAAATGTAGACATTAGTTTATCGGATATTGCCGCTGGCAATGGCGGCTTTGTTATTCATAATGATGCCTCTGGAGTCACTTTCGATGCAGGCGACCGTATTTTTGGTGCTATTGGCGGTGCTGGTGATTTAAATGGTGACGGTTATGATGACGTTATTATTGGTGACCAATACGCCGAAACCAAAAAAGGCCGTGTTTATACGGTATATGGCAAAAATGATACCTCGGCGATTTATTTAAGTGATGTCGTAAACTATCAAGGAGGCTTTTATAGTACGGGGAATGCGGACAATGGACTGGGACATTGGATCTCCAGTGCAGGCGATATCAATGGCGATAGCATTAAAGACATTCTTTTTGGTACGCCAGATGCTGACGCCAATGACCTCAATAAATCCGGCGCACTCTATGTGCTACTGGGTAATGGCGACGAAATTACCTTAAACGGCACGCAAGGTGCAGACAATATCACAGGTGCCCAAGGTGACAACATCGCTACGGGCGGTGGTGATGATATGATCACCAAAAATGGTGCACAAGTTGTTTACTCAGGCCCAGGCAACGATACCATTTTATTGGGCAATAGCGACTTTTTGAGAATCGACGGTGGTGGCGGCACCGATACCATCCAATTGACCGGCTCAGGTATTACCCTGAACTTGGCGACGGCTTCTGCAAAAGTGCGCAGTATTGAAGTCTTTGATATTGGTGGCACAGGTGCCAATATTCTGAGCTTGAACAAAAGCGTCAGCAGTAATTCACAAGTACTCATCAAGGGCGATAGCGATGACTTGGTTTATTCAAGCAATCAGCAATGGATGCTTACTGGTACAACCCAAGTTGTTGATGGTGTAACTTACCAGCTGTATAGCGTCGGCTCTGCGCAGTTATGGATACAAACTGGCATGGCAATCACTGTCAACAATCCGCCAACAATTGAAGCACAAACATTCTCTATCAGTGAATATAGCTTGGGCGGTTCTACCCTTGGTACGTTAACCGCTGTGGCAAATGATGTTGGCGATAGTGTGACATTTACCCTGGTTTCAGGCAATGAATCCGGCAAGTTTGCTCTAGACCCTGCCAGTGGCGAACTCTCTATTAGCGAGTCGGTTGCCCGTTTGGACTATGAAGAGGCTTCAAGCTATACACTCAATGTTCGCGTCACCGACCTTTACGGTGAATCTGATGAAGCGGTGATTTCTGTTAAAATCAATGATTTGGCGCAATTAAGCCATATCTTAACCATGGATGTCACAGCTGACTCAAGTATTTGGGGAGAAAACGTGGTGAGCGATATGTTGACATTGTCCATGGCTGAGACCGTTGATATCGGCACCACCTTTACTCAGGATTTAGGTAACATTAACATTGATACGTCGGGACTGTCGGGGGCTATCGGTGTTGGACTTATTGATCTGCAGCTATCCGGCACAGCTTCATTTTCTCCAACGTTAAGCCTCTCTGGTGGTTGGGTCAATGCCGATCTTCCCCTGACTCTGGAAGTCAGCTACCCGGATGAAGTTGAGGCCGGTAATACAGTTAAACTCTCCACCAATATGACATTGGATGAAGAAGCTAACTTTGTGGCTAATTCTCCTTCGTTCAATCTCGCTGCCACCCTCAGCATGAATGATGTTCATTTCAAAGTTGCATCCAGTTTGGTGGACAGCTGGAATGGTGAAACAACGATTGATGAAGGTAGCTACACCAAGGATGTTACGGCTGAATCGATTACTGTCGCCGGTGTCCGCTGTAAAGATGCAAATGACCTGGAACAGTGCTACACAGATGAAACGAACAGCGATATTGACTCACTGCGATTGGTTGCGAAAATTGAGCAAGATGAGTGGATAAATAAAGAAATCTACTGGGGGAAAAACTGGGAGGCCTGGTATGCAGGTGCAGGATTCCAATTAATGCAAGGTTCTCAAGAAAAGTGCAATGAAGGTTATTTCTATCCTGCCGGCGAAGACTTATTCTATCGATTGAACTTCACTACATTAGATACTTTTGTCAGTGCAATAGCCGATTTATATCAAGAATTTTCCATTGAGTTTAGCCCAATGGCAACATTGACCTTGGAAGACGGCACTGAGTATATTTTTGACCCAAGGGATAACTTGGAATTTACACCTGAACACAGCCACGATGTTAATGGCGACGGCATTATTAACGCGTCACTTTCTGTTGATGCAAACCCTGTGTTTAATAATGAAAGTACACTAAGTTCAAAAATACAGTTGCCATTTAAAGTAGTGGAAGTCTCTTATAATGTACAAGAAGCCATTTGTACCGCCAACCAAGTTATTCTGTATGGCAACCAAGGAACAATCTTTGAAAAAGGCTCTTTCGGACCATTCATCGACACAGAATTCAATTTGAACCTGGAAGACTTAACCTTGGGTGGTTTAATTAGCACGCCCCTAGAAGCACAGACCTACACCACCCAATTATCTTTTGATCTATGTAATGGTACCGGTGAAGCCTGTGGCTCCTATGTAGAGCCCCCCGCGAATACTGCGCCAACGGCAGCTAATGCCAGTATCGAAGGTACAGTAGAAGTAGGATATACCCTAACAGGCTCATATACTTATAGTGATAATGAAGATGACCAGGAAAACGGCAGCTCGTTGAGTTGGCAACTTGCCGATGATTCGGCCGGTTCAAATACAATGACAATATCGGGCGAAAATGCTGCTTCATATACCATAGTGACATCTGATGCTGGAAAACACCTTAGATTCTGTGTTGTGCCAAATGATGGAATTGATACCGGCACAACGGCCTGTTCAGATTGGGCATTGGTTGAACACACAGCACAGTTGGATACTGCAATTGCTGTTGGTTTTAATCAAGCCATTCGTTTTGATGGCGAAAATCAATACGCCAGGATCCCAATGAACGCCGGTTTTGATCCCTCGCAAACCTCATTTACCATTGAAACTTGGTTTAAGGCGGATGAAATTCGCAGTGAAAACATGCATCTGATTCAACAATCAAACAGTTCCGGCACTGGGCGAACCATCTTTGGCGTGACCACTTCTGGTAAAATTTATTGTTTCTTGGGCGGGTCTTCGAGCGAAACTATATCAACCGTTATTCCTAATACATGGAATCATGTTGCGGTAACCTTTGATATAGCGACATCAACGTTATCTTTATATTTAAACGGCAAGATGGAAGCGCAGAGCACTAATCCAATGGAAAAATCGCTTGGCGACCTAATTCTCGGTGCCCATAAGACTTTTAAAGAGTATTTCTTCGCCGGGGCCATGGACGAGACTCGTTTATGGAATATTGCCAAAACAGCAGATGAAATCAAACAGGGCATGGCACTTGGCGCATCAACATCTGACCGTAATTTGCAATTCTATTTTAATTTTGATGATTCGGATACGGCAAGCATCACTGACATGGCCGGCAACTATAATATGGACTTATACGGCTCACCAACTTCTGTTGCCAGTACAGACCGTTCATTATCATTTGATGGCAACGGTGATTATGTCGAAGTCACCAGTAACAGCACGATTGAATTTGATGATAGCTTTACGGTTGAAGCTTGGGTTTATGCCGATGCCAATAGCCTGAACGACTTTAGAAATATTGTCAGCAAAAAAGAAGGAACAGACGCTAACTTGGGTTGGTTATTACGTTTTAGCCAAAATAGCGGCATATTTAAGCCGACACTATTTTTGGCTGACGGTACCAACACGGTATTCGCGACAGGCGAAGTGGTTATGTCAACAGAACGTTGGTATCACATAGCCGGCGTGGTTGACCGCAGTAGTCAAACGGCCATGTTATACGTTGACGGTGAGTTGCTGGCGACTGAATCCATCTCGGGTCTGACAACATACAACTCGCCAATAAACTTAAGGCTGGGAACATGGAGTGTCAATATTTCCAATAGAGATTACTGGATGGGTGAGATGGATGATGTACGGCTATGGAAAGTCGCTCGCAGTCAAAGTGAAATACAGCAGTCTATGTACAGCAAGGTAACAGACAATGAAGCGAACTTGGTAGCAAATTATCAGTTTAACCAGATTGATAAAGCTCAAGACAGCACCACAAATGGCAATGACGGTCGTTTCTATGGCTCGGTTGCCCAAAGCAGCCGAGGCATTAAAGTCGCAACCTCAGTCGCTGATGGAAACACAATTACAGGCACATTACCGGGTAATACAAACTACAGCTACTCCTTGGTGGATGAGCCTGCTAAAGGCACGGTGAGCTTAACCAGTGGCAGCAATGAGTTTACCTACACGGCAAGTGACGGGGCTACAGGCACGGACAGTTTCAGTTATCAAGTATTCGATAGTACAGGTAACTACAGCTACACAGAGCGGGTAACCATTACCATTGAATAA